A window of the Psilocybe cubensis strain MGC-MH-2018 chromosome Unknown contig4, whole genome shotgun sequence genome harbors these coding sequences:
- a CDS encoding Ubiquitin-conjugating enzyme E2 2 translates to MSTNCKKRLIRDFKRLSSDPPGGISGSPLPDNIMLWNAVIFGPGDTPFEDGTFKLLLTFDESYPNKPPTVKFLSRMFHPNVYANSELCLDILQNRWSPTYDVAAILTSIQSLLHDPNPNSPANAEAAQLYRENMKEYVRRVKVTVEESWLDPEEGGLGENEGEQAGEGGEPMEGQHAGGAASQRV, encoded by the exons ATGTCGACGAACTGCAAGAAACGGCTCATCCGGGACTTCAAGCGCCTCTCGTCCGACCCGCCAGGCGGGATCTCGGGCAGTCCGCTCCCCGACAATATTATGCTCTGGAACGCTGTCATCTTCGGGCCAG GCGACACCCCCTTCGAAGACGGCACATTCAAGCTCCTCCTCACATTCGACGAGTCCTACCCCAACAAACCGCCCACCGTCAAATTCCTCTCGCGGATGTTCCACCCCAACGTCTACGCGAACAGCGAGCTCTGCCTCGACATCCTGCAAAACCGGTGGTCGCCCACATACGACGTCGCGGCGATATTGACGAGTATACAGAGCTTGCTGCATGATCCGAACCCGAATAGCCCGGCGAATGCGGAGGCGGCGCAGTTGTATAGGGAAAATATGAAGGAGTATGTGAGGAGGGTCAAGGTGACGGTTGAGGAGAGTTGGTTGGAtccggaggagggggggttgggggagaatgagggagagcaggcgggggagggaggggagccgATGGAGGGACAGCACGCGGGCGGAGCTGCGTCTCAGCGTGTTTGA